A genome region from Chryseobacterium sp. G0186 includes the following:
- a CDS encoding glycoside hydrolase family 13 protein produces MRKIYTFLALAATSMAFSQSKTLEKVEPAFWWKGMKNPELQILVYGKGIANNQITLSDGINIKDIQKVENPNYVFITVNTNEINVPKFTINVNKGQKKLDSYTYELKQRNAGSADRESYTSKDMMYLIMPDRFANGDEKNDSTPGLTEKADRSLPNGRHGGDLRGIINNLDYIQNLGATAVWLTPVNEDNEKVYSYHGYAQTDLYKIDARYGTNEDYKTLSQELNKRKMKLVMDYVTNHWGVSHWMIKDLPTKDWIHWFNEGENGFKRSNYKTSTQFDTNASDIDKKYALDGWFDKTMPDINQKNPLVLKYLTQNAIWWIEYAELRGFRVDTYPYNDKEAMAKWAKAITDEYPKFNIVGETWLYTAGQISAWQKNSKTGEAAGYNSHLPSVMDFMLFADMPKAFKEKEGWDTGLIKLYDSFSNDFLYPDINNVMVFFENHDTERWNEIFNADPTIYKMGLTLISTVRGIPQIYYGSEVGMRGDKKKGGDADIRRDFPGGWKSDKQNAFNPSTQTPEQKDFYQFTQKLLNWRKGKEVIHTGKTKNYVPKDGVFTYFRYNDNESVMVAINNSEKAQIIDLKYFEESLKGFSKGKEVISGKELILQDQITIPAKTPLIIELKK; encoded by the coding sequence ATGAGAAAAATATATACGTTTTTAGCCCTTGCAGCCACTTCAATGGCTTTTTCTCAATCAAAAACATTGGAAAAAGTAGAGCCGGCTTTCTGGTGGAAAGGAATGAAAAATCCTGAACTTCAGATTCTTGTTTACGGAAAAGGAATTGCCAATAATCAGATCACGCTTTCAGATGGTATAAACATTAAAGATATTCAAAAGGTAGAGAACCCAAACTATGTTTTTATTACCGTGAACACCAATGAAATTAATGTTCCGAAGTTTACCATCAATGTTAATAAAGGTCAAAAAAAACTTGATTCCTATACCTATGAACTAAAACAGCGAAATGCCGGATCTGCAGACCGGGAATCCTATACCTCAAAGGATATGATGTACCTGATCATGCCTGATCGTTTTGCAAACGGAGATGAAAAAAATGACTCTACTCCAGGTCTTACAGAAAAAGCAGACCGCAGCTTACCCAACGGCAGGCATGGAGGAGATCTTCGGGGAATTATCAATAACCTTGATTACATTCAGAATCTGGGAGCAACGGCAGTTTGGTTAACGCCCGTTAATGAGGATAATGAAAAGGTGTATTCTTATCATGGATATGCTCAAACTGATCTGTATAAAATAGATGCCCGTTACGGAACCAACGAAGATTATAAGACGCTTTCTCAGGAACTCAATAAAAGGAAAATGAAGCTGGTGATGGATTATGTTACCAATCACTGGGGTGTTTCCCATTGGATGATTAAGGATCTTCCTACAAAAGATTGGATTCACTGGTTCAATGAGGGAGAAAACGGATTTAAGAGATCCAATTACAAGACATCCACCCAGTTCGATACCAACGCCTCAGATATTGATAAAAAATATGCTCTGGACGGATGGTTCGACAAGACCATGCCGGATATTAACCAAAAAAATCCGCTGGTTTTAAAATATTTAACCCAAAATGCAATCTGGTGGATTGAATATGCAGAATTAAGGGGCTTTCGCGTAGATACCTATCCTTACAATGACAAGGAAGCTATGGCGAAGTGGGCAAAGGCCATTACCGATGAGTATCCAAAATTTAATATCGTAGGAGAAACATGGTTGTATACCGCAGGGCAAATCTCAGCGTGGCAGAAAAACTCAAAGACAGGAGAAGCTGCAGGGTATAATTCACATTTACCTTCTGTGATGGATTTTATGCTGTTTGCAGATATGCCTAAGGCCTTTAAAGAGAAAGAAGGATGGGATACAGGATTGATAAAGCTTTATGACTCGTTTAGTAACGATTTCCTTTATCCGGATATCAATAATGTGATGGTATTCTTTGAAAATCACGATACCGAACGATGGAATGAGATTTTCAATGCAGATCCAACCATTTACAAAATGGGATTAACCCTTATTTCAACCGTTCGTGGAATTCCACAAATTTATTACGGTTCCGAAGTAGGAATGCGTGGTGATAAGAAAAAAGGAGGTGATGCCGATATCCGCAGAGATTTTCCCGGAGGTTGGAAGTCTGACAAACAAAATGCTTTCAATCCGTCCACACAAACTCCTGAACAAAAAGATTTTTATCAGTTTACACAGAAATTACTGAACTGGAGAAAAGGGAAGGAAGTAATCCATACCGGAAAAACTAAAAATTACGTTCCTAAAGACGGGGTTTTCACTTATTTCAGATACAATGATAATGAAAGTGTAATGGTGGCCATCAATAACAGTGAAAAAGCTCAGATTATAGACCTGAAATATTTTGAAGAATCTTTAAAAGGATTTTCCAAAGGAAAAGAGGTAATCTCAGGAAAAGAATTAATATTACAGGATCAGATAACAATTCCTGCAAAGACTCCGTTGATCATTGAACTAAAAAAATAA
- a CDS encoding nuclear transport factor 2 family protein produces the protein MRKLIAVHTLVLFLFGFTVLSAQSNKTFEKEKSEISTMLDAFNVAAAKADYTGYFNFFADESTFIGTDATEVWNKKEFMVWAKPHFDKKRTWNFTSLKRNIYFSKDGKLAWFDELLDTQMKICRGSGVVEKINGNWKVKQYVLSMTVPNDVVDKVVAEKTALEDPLIQELKK, from the coding sequence ATGAGAAAATTAATAGCTGTTCATACACTCGTCCTGTTTTTGTTCGGGTTTACAGTACTTTCAGCACAATCAAATAAGACATTTGAAAAAGAAAAATCTGAAATCAGTACCATGCTCGATGCATTCAATGTAGCAGCTGCAAAAGCTGATTATACCGGTTATTTCAATTTTTTTGCTGATGAATCTACATTTATTGGGACAGATGCTACAGAAGTATGGAATAAAAAAGAATTCATGGTCTGGGCAAAACCCCATTTCGATAAAAAAAGAACCTGGAATTTTACTTCCCTTAAAAGAAATATCTATTTCAGTAAAGACGGAAAGCTGGCTTGGTTTGATGAATTATTGGATACCCAAATGAAGATCTGCAGAGGTTCAGGCGTGGTGGAAAAAATTAACGGAAACTGGAAAGTAAAACAATATGTGCTCTCTATGACAGTTCCGAATGATGTAGTGGATAAAGTAGTTGCCGAAAAGACAGCTCTTGAAGATCCTCTGATACAAGAATTAAAAAAATAA
- a CDS encoding MFS transporter produces the protein MNHSYSTISKRIKPNLSMLQIINMSMGFLGIQMAFGLQNGNASRILANLGADVHELSWFWLVAPITGLIVQPIIGHMGDNTWSPLGRRKPYFLIGAILCAIGLVLLPNAASVTQMFAANALLLAVIFLAMMDASVNIAMEPFRALVGDMLPKHQGTIGFSVQTILIGIGAVLGSYLPDWMTKLGISNVAPKGFVADNVIYSFYVGAVLLILSILYTIITTREYSPAEFAEFEDGKEAENEKSKFSDIFKDFAAIPAQMKKLGIVQFFSWFALFTMWVFTTSALATHHMGLSPEDTHSKAFNDAGDLTGKLFGMYNLWAIPFAFLLTPIAKWIGKKQTHALALLCGGLGLISMYFIKDVNNLWISMVGLGFAWASILAMPYAMLIEVIPQRKMGVYMGIFNFFIVIPQIINGLFGGPIVSGVFGKQAMDYVVVGGVCMLIGALVTMIFVTSEDETPKEIEEEIKQVHF, from the coding sequence ATGAATCATTCATACAGTACGATTTCAAAAAGAATAAAACCCAACCTTTCCATGCTTCAGATCATTAATATGAGCATGGGTTTTCTGGGGATTCAAATGGCATTTGGGCTGCAGAATGGAAATGCGAGCCGTATTCTTGCCAACTTAGGAGCTGACGTTCATGAGCTATCCTGGTTCTGGTTAGTTGCTCCCATTACAGGTTTGATCGTTCAGCCTATTATCGGACATATGGGAGACAATACCTGGAGTCCGCTGGGGAGAAGAAAACCTTACTTTTTAATCGGAGCCATTTTGTGTGCCATAGGATTAGTGTTACTTCCCAATGCAGCTTCCGTAACTCAGATGTTTGCAGCCAATGCTTTGTTGTTAGCCGTAATTTTCCTTGCCATGATGGATGCATCCGTCAATATTGCGATGGAGCCTTTCAGGGCCCTGGTGGGAGATATGCTTCCAAAACATCAGGGAACAATAGGATTTTCAGTACAAACAATCCTGATAGGAATAGGAGCTGTCTTAGGTTCTTATCTCCCGGATTGGATGACAAAACTTGGAATTTCCAATGTAGCACCCAAAGGTTTTGTGGCAGATAACGTTATCTACTCTTTCTATGTAGGAGCCGTATTGCTGATCTTGTCCATTTTGTATACCATTATAACAACCAGAGAATATTCTCCAGCTGAATTTGCTGAGTTTGAAGACGGTAAAGAAGCAGAAAATGAAAAATCTAAGTTTTCAGATATTTTCAAAGACTTTGCGGCAATTCCTGCACAGATGAAAAAATTGGGAATTGTACAATTCTTCTCATGGTTTGCCTTATTTACCATGTGGGTGTTTACAACCAGTGCGTTGGCAACCCATCATATGGGACTTTCACCAGAGGATACCCACTCCAAGGCTTTCAATGATGCCGGAGATTTAACAGGTAAACTTTTTGGAATGTACAATCTCTGGGCCATTCCGTTTGCTTTTCTACTGACTCCCATTGCAAAATGGATCGGAAAGAAACAAACGCATGCCTTAGCTTTATTATGCGGGGGATTGGGACTGATCTCAATGTACTTTATCAAAGACGTAAACAACCTATGGATATCAATGGTAGGATTAGGATTTGCCTGGGCAAGTATCCTGGCGATGCCTTATGCCATGCTTATTGAAGTAATTCCACAAAGAAAAATGGGGGTTTACATGGGGATATTCAATTTCTTTATTGTAATTCCTCAGATTATCAACGGTTTATTCGGAGGGCCTATTGTAAGTGGTGTTTTTGGTAAGCAGGCAATGGATTATGTAGTAGTAGGTGGTGTTTGTATGTTAATAGGTGCACTGGTTACAATGATCTTCGTTACATCTGAAGATGAAACGCCTAAAGAAATTGAAGAAGAGATTAAGCAGGTGCATTTTTAG
- a CDS encoding pirin family protein has product MKTVYHKADSRGHANHGWLNSYHTFSFANYQNKDRMSFGVLRVLNDDTVSQGMGFGTHPHRDMEIISIPLEGNLEHKDSMGTTAVIKKGEIQVMSAGTGVMHSEYNQNKDEEVKFLQIWVFPRELNVEPRYDQKSIKDGEKINGFQQILSPNKNDDGVWIHQDAWFNLANFTKGNGKNYMLNKKGNGVYAFVLKGSAKVGDRILNERDGLGIWDTQSFNIEAVEDTEVLLMEVPMELPAYLK; this is encoded by the coding sequence ATGAAAACAGTATATCATAAAGCAGATTCAAGAGGCCATGCCAACCACGGATGGTTAAACTCTTACCATACATTTAGTTTTGCAAACTATCAAAACAAAGACAGAATGAGCTTTGGAGTTTTAAGAGTGTTGAACGACGATACCGTTTCTCAGGGAATGGGATTCGGGACACACCCACACAGGGATATGGAAATTATATCCATTCCGTTGGAAGGTAATTTGGAACATAAAGATTCAATGGGGACTACTGCGGTCATCAAAAAAGGTGAAATTCAGGTGATGAGCGCCGGAACCGGAGTAATGCACAGCGAATACAATCAGAATAAAGATGAAGAAGTAAAGTTTCTGCAGATTTGGGTTTTTCCTAGAGAATTGAATGTTGAACCAAGATATGATCAGAAAAGTATTAAAGACGGTGAAAAGATCAATGGATTCCAGCAGATTTTATCTCCTAATAAAAATGATGACGGGGTTTGGATCCATCAGGATGCTTGGTTTAATTTAGCCAACTTTACAAAAGGAAACGGCAAAAATTATATGTTGAACAAAAAAGGAAATGGAGTCTATGCTTTTGTTTTAAAAGGAAGTGCAAAAGTGGGTGATCGTATCCTTAATGAAAGAGACGGTTTGGGAATCTGGGATACCCAAAGCTTTAATATTGAAGCAGTGGAAGACACAGAGGTATTATTAATGGAAGTCCCAATGGAATTACCGGCTTATCTTAAATAA
- a CDS encoding NADPH-dependent FMN reductase — MKILAIAGSNSEVSMNKQLVTYASTLFENAEVEVVDLNPFEMPIYKHERELAGGVPQEAHDFAAKIDGANLLLVSLGEHNGTYSTAFKNVFDWVSRIKDRTVWNEVPMLLMSTSPGGRGGAGVLEAASKRFPFHGGNVVETFSLPFFNDNFDKAEQKISNEEKNSELKDKIKKIAAIETILEK; from the coding sequence ATGAAAATTTTAGCAATAGCAGGAAGTAATTCAGAAGTTTCAATGAACAAACAGTTGGTAACTTATGCATCTACTTTATTTGAAAATGCAGAAGTAGAAGTGGTGGATCTGAATCCTTTCGAAATGCCAATCTATAAACATGAAAGAGAATTAGCAGGCGGAGTTCCTCAGGAAGCACATGATTTTGCTGCAAAAATTGACGGAGCAAACTTATTGTTGGTTTCTCTTGGAGAACACAACGGAACCTATTCTACAGCATTCAAAAATGTATTCGACTGGGTATCCAGAATCAAAGACAGAACAGTATGGAATGAAGTACCAATGTTACTGATGTCTACATCCCCGGGAGGTAGAGGTGGAGCTGGAGTTTTAGAAGCAGCATCCAAGCGTTTCCCGTTCCATGGTGGAAATGTGGTAGAAACGTTTTCTCTTCCTTTCTTTAACGATAACTTTGATAAAGCGGAACAGAAAATTTCTAACGAAGAGAAAAACAGTGAATTAAAGGATAAAATCAAGAAGATTGCAGCCATTGAAACCATCCTTGAAAAATAG
- the purM gene encoding phosphoribosylformylglycinamidine cyclo-ligase yields the protein MSNTYKSAGVDKEEGYKTVDKIKKAVGETHNSNVLNHLGSFGAFYEIGGYKNPVLVSGTDGVGTKLKVALDTKKYDSIGVDCFAMCANDILCHGAKPLFFLDYLACGKLNSEIAAEIVLGMVNACKDNNCALIGGETAEMPGMYQPGDYDVAGFCVGIVEKDQIIDGSNIKAGNKIIALPSSGFHSNGFSLVRKVFPNFEEEFEGKPLYETLLVPTRLYFKDIHKVLEEVKVGGIAHITGGGLYENVPRIIPEGLCASIDGSKVRIPSVMLELEKRGGVTREEMYGTFNMGVGMIIVVDPEHAEKVLHLLDDAYEIGEITEGAEKINLSL from the coding sequence ATGAGCAACACTTACAAATCAGCAGGAGTAGACAAAGAAGAAGGATACAAAACAGTTGACAAGATCAAAAAAGCAGTTGGTGAAACCCACAACTCCAATGTATTGAACCACTTGGGAAGTTTTGGTGCTTTCTATGAAATCGGAGGATACAAAAATCCGGTTCTTGTTTCAGGAACAGATGGAGTAGGAACAAAGCTGAAAGTAGCTTTAGATACTAAAAAATACGATTCTATCGGGGTAGACTGTTTCGCAATGTGTGCCAATGATATTCTTTGTCATGGTGCAAAACCTTTGTTTTTCCTAGATTATTTGGCTTGTGGAAAGCTTAATTCTGAGATTGCGGCAGAAATCGTTCTTGGAATGGTAAATGCTTGTAAGGATAACAACTGTGCATTGATTGGTGGTGAAACGGCTGAAATGCCGGGAATGTACCAGCCGGGTGATTATGATGTTGCCGGATTCTGTGTAGGAATTGTAGAAAAAGATCAGATCATTGATGGTTCCAACATTAAGGCAGGTAACAAGATTATTGCATTGCCAAGCTCAGGATTCCATTCAAACGGATTCTCTTTAGTAAGAAAAGTATTCCCTAACTTCGAAGAGGAGTTTGAAGGAAAACCTTTATACGAAACCCTTCTAGTGCCAACAAGATTATACTTCAAGGACATTCATAAAGTATTGGAAGAAGTAAAAGTAGGCGGAATAGCTCACATTACAGGAGGTGGATTGTATGAAAACGTTCCAAGAATCATCCCTGAAGGACTTTGTGCTTCTATCGACGGTTCCAAAGTAAGAATTCCAAGTGTAATGCTTGAACTGGAGAAAAGAGGTGGAGTTACCCGTGAGGAAATGTACGGAACATTCAACATGGGAGTAGGAATGATTATCGTTGTAGATCCTGAACATGCTGAAAAAGTATTGCACCTTTTAGATGATGCCTACGAAATTGGAGAGATCACAGAAGGAGCAGAGAAAATTAATTTATCATTATAA
- the purN gene encoding phosphoribosylglycinamide formyltransferase → MKNIVVLVSGSGTNLQRIIDTIEAGEIQNAKVTLVVADRECFGLERAKNHNIENILIPRGKNFSSELAKVIPADTDLIVLAGFLSILKSEFCENWNGKIINIHPALLPKFGGKGMWGMNVHNAVIEAKEVESGATVHFVTPGIDEGEAILQKSFEVTADDTPETLAQKVHQIEYEIFPVAINKVLGNK, encoded by the coding sequence ATGAAGAACATCGTTGTACTCGTATCCGGTTCAGGAACCAATCTGCAGAGAATTATTGATACCATTGAGGCTGGAGAAATCCAGAACGCAAAAGTAACTTTGGTAGTGGCTGACAGAGAGTGTTTCGGATTGGAAAGAGCAAAGAATCATAATATAGAAAACATACTTATTCCAAGAGGAAAGAACTTCAGCAGTGAATTGGCTAAAGTAATTCCGGCAGATACAGATCTTATTGTATTGGCAGGGTTTTTATCCATTTTAAAATCTGAATTCTGCGAAAACTGGAATGGTAAAATAATCAATATTCATCCTGCGCTGCTTCCGAAATTCGGAGGAAAAGGAATGTGGGGAATGAACGTTCACAATGCAGTTATTGAAGCCAAAGAAGTAGAGAGTGGGGCAACTGTACATTTTGTAACCCCGGGTATTGATGAGGGAGAAGCTATTCTTCAAAAATCTTTTGAAGTAACCGCTGATGATACTCCTGAAACATTGGCTCAGAAAGTTCACCAGATTGAATATGAAATATTTCCGGTAGCGATCAATAAGGTCCTGGGGAATAAATAA
- the purH gene encoding bifunctional phosphoribosylaminoimidazolecarboxamide formyltransferase/IMP cyclohydrolase, producing MSKKRVLISVSDKSGLIEFAQFLEAQNYELISTGGTFKHLKDAGLNPIQIDEVTNFPEMLDGRVKTLHPKVHGGLLAVRTNEEHMKTVQEHGIGLIDMVIVNLYPFFENVNKNISLHEKVEFIDIGGPSMLRSAAKNFDSVTVITDVEDYTTVKLEMEQNGDTYIETRKKLAGKVFNLTSAYDAAISRMLLDEEYPTYLNASYKKVSDLRYGENPHQTAAYYVSTFENGAMKDFEQLGGKELSFNNLRDMDLCWKVVTEFKEEMACCAVKHSTPCGVAIGTSALETYQKTFECDPVSIFGGIVAMNYKIDAATAEELNKTFLEIVMAPDFDEEALEVLRKKKNLRIIKIVNPVSDKQTWVKVDGGILVQDNDTHFSDDIKVVTDVQPTEEQKKALLFSQRVVKYVKSNAIVVSNGIQAFGIGGGQVNRIWATQQAIERAKEKFSGDLVLASDAFFPFRDVVDFCAQEGIKAIIQPGGSVKDQDSVEAANEHGIPMMFTGVRHFFH from the coding sequence ATGAGTAAAAAGAGAGTTTTAATCAGTGTTTCTGACAAAAGCGGATTAATTGAGTTCGCACAGTTTTTGGAAGCTCAAAATTATGAGTTGATCTCTACAGGAGGAACGTTCAAACATTTGAAAGACGCTGGTTTAAATCCAATTCAGATTGATGAGGTAACCAATTTCCCTGAAATGTTGGACGGAAGAGTGAAGACTCTACATCCAAAAGTTCACGGTGGATTGTTAGCTGTCCGTACCAACGAAGAGCACATGAAAACCGTTCAGGAGCACGGAATTGGTCTGATTGATATGGTTATCGTAAACCTTTATCCTTTCTTTGAAAACGTGAACAAGAATATTTCTTTACACGAGAAAGTAGAGTTTATCGATATCGGTGGCCCATCTATGCTTCGTTCTGCAGCTAAAAACTTTGACTCTGTTACTGTTATCACAGATGTAGAAGATTATACTACAGTGAAGCTGGAAATGGAACAAAACGGTGATACATACATCGAAACCCGTAAAAAACTTGCAGGAAAGGTATTCAACCTTACATCAGCTTATGATGCAGCCATCTCAAGAATGCTTTTAGATGAAGAATATCCAACATATCTAAACGCTTCTTACAAAAAGGTTTCTGACCTAAGATATGGTGAAAACCCTCACCAAACGGCAGCTTACTACGTTTCTACTTTCGAGAATGGAGCAATGAAAGACTTCGAACAGTTAGGAGGTAAAGAACTTTCTTTCAATAATCTTCGTGATATGGACCTTTGCTGGAAAGTAGTAACTGAGTTCAAAGAAGAAATGGCTTGTTGCGCTGTAAAACACTCTACACCTTGTGGAGTTGCTATCGGAACTTCAGCATTGGAAACTTACCAAAAAACATTCGAATGTGATCCGGTATCCATCTTTGGCGGAATTGTTGCAATGAACTATAAGATCGATGCAGCAACAGCAGAGGAATTAAACAAAACATTCCTTGAAATTGTAATGGCTCCTGACTTCGATGAAGAAGCACTTGAAGTATTAAGAAAAAAGAAAAATCTAAGAATCATTAAAATCGTAAACCCTGTTTCAGACAAGCAGACGTGGGTGAAAGTAGATGGTGGTATCTTGGTTCAGGATAATGATACTCATTTCTCTGATGATATTAAGGTAGTTACTGATGTACAGCCTACAGAAGAGCAGAAAAAAGCATTACTTTTCTCTCAGAGAGTCGTAAAATATGTGAAGTCAAACGCTATTGTTGTTTCCAACGGAATCCAGGCATTCGGAATCGGAGGCGGACAGGTGAACAGAATCTGGGCAACACAACAGGCCATTGAAAGAGCAAAAGAAAAATTCTCAGGAGATTTAGTATTGGCATCAGACGCATTTTTCCCTTTCCGTGATGTAGTAGATTTCTGCGCTCAGGAAGGTATTAAGGCAATCATTCAGCCAGGTGGAAGTGTAAAAGATCAGGATAGCGTTGAAGCTGCAAATGAGCACGGTATTCCAATGATGTTTACAGGTGTTAGACACTTTTTCCACTAA
- the purD gene encoding phosphoribosylamine--glycine ligase, which yields MRILIIGEGGRESALAAKLQNDPRISKMFFANGNATTDVIGKNVHLSEIKELRDFAIKEKVDLTIVGPEAPLVAGLKDEFKKHDLKVFGPTQKVASLEGSKAFSKKFMQTYDIKTAKAVVFDSYNEAKEYVQTQQYPLVIKASGLAGGKGVVICDTLEEAEATIHDFMIRRIYGDAGIRLVIEEYLQGFEASIIAFSNGEKLFPCVAAKDYKKAGNGDTGPNTGGMGSVAPSPEFTQEHYADFEKNILEPTIKGLKAEGFGFKGIIFFGLMVTKNGAYLLEYNMRFGDPETQVLMALMENNLLDVIQDCMDGKDIQLKFKDEKAVCLVMCSGGYPRNIETGFEITGEDKVKHSKLLYAGAIKKGDKVVSNGGRVLNIVATGATFEDARKKVYEDAGHVHFDYGFYREDIGKF from the coding sequence ATGAGAATATTAATCATAGGTGAAGGCGGTAGAGAATCTGCTTTAGCGGCAAAGCTTCAGAATGACCCAAGAATTTCTAAAATGTTTTTTGCTAACGGGAATGCTACTACCGATGTAATAGGGAAAAATGTTCATTTATCAGAAATCAAAGAACTTAGAGATTTCGCTATTAAAGAGAAAGTTGATCTTACTATTGTAGGTCCAGAGGCTCCACTTGTTGCGGGGTTAAAGGATGAATTCAAAAAGCATGATCTTAAGGTTTTCGGACCTACTCAGAAAGTAGCAAGCCTTGAAGGAAGTAAAGCTTTCTCTAAGAAATTTATGCAGACCTATGATATCAAAACAGCTAAAGCTGTAGTATTTGATTCATATAACGAAGCTAAAGAATATGTACAGACACAGCAATATCCTTTAGTAATCAAGGCTAGTGGTTTAGCAGGCGGAAAAGGAGTTGTTATTTGTGATACCCTTGAAGAAGCTGAAGCTACCATCCACGATTTCATGATCAGAAGAATCTATGGAGATGCCGGTATTCGTTTAGTTATTGAAGAATATTTACAAGGTTTTGAGGCTTCTATCATTGCTTTCTCTAATGGTGAAAAACTTTTCCCGTGTGTAGCTGCAAAAGATTATAAAAAAGCTGGAAACGGAGATACAGGACCTAATACAGGAGGTATGGGTTCAGTAGCACCAAGCCCGGAATTTACTCAGGAGCACTATGCAGATTTCGAGAAAAATATCTTAGAACCTACCATTAAAGGTCTTAAAGCTGAAGGATTCGGATTTAAGGGAATTATCTTCTTCGGATTGATGGTTACGAAAAACGGAGCTTACCTTCTTGAATATAACATGAGATTTGGAGATCCTGAAACTCAGGTATTGATGGCTCTTATGGAAAACAACCTTCTGGATGTGATCCAGGACTGTATGGATGGAAAAGACATTCAGCTTAAGTTTAAGGATGAGAAAGCTGTTTGTTTGGTAATGTGTTCAGGAGGATATCCTAGAAACATTGAAACAGGTTTTGAAATCACAGGAGAAGACAAAGTAAAGCACAGTAAACTATTATATGCAGGGGCTATCAAAAAAGGAGACAAAGTAGTTTCCAATGGTGGTAGAGTATTGAACATCGTAGCTACAGGTGCTACTTTCGAAGATGCCCGCAAGAAAGTTTACGAAGATGCCGGACACGTACATTTCGATTATGGCTTCTACAGAGAAGACATCGGAAAGTTTTAA